A stretch of Gossypium hirsutum isolate 1008001.06 chromosome A06, Gossypium_hirsutum_v2.1, whole genome shotgun sequence DNA encodes these proteins:
- the LOC107962863 gene encoding mitochondrial carrier protein CoAc1, which yields MGFPQGSTLTTNMAGLVDGSSARAEVSFIDSLPVYVKELIAGGAAGAFAKTTIAPLERIKILLQTRTDGFQSLGVYQSLRKVLKHEGVLGFYKGNGASVIRIIPYAALHFMTYEQYRGWMLDNYSFLGSGPVVDLLAGSASGGTAVLCTYPLDLARAKLAYQVGDTRSKFGSGMKSLYPRPAYSGVTDVLTRVYRDGGVRGLYRGVGPTLTGILPYAGLKFYIYEEIKTRVPEEHRKSIVMNLSCGALAGLLGQTFTYPLDVVRRQMQVGTLQCSTIQGDTRYRNTYEGLTSIVRNQGWRQLFAGLSINYIKIVPSVAVGFAAYDMMKVWLRIPPRQKLQAESSG from the exons ATGGGTTTTCCTCAAGGCTCCACATTGACAACAAATATGGCGGGGCTTGTTGATGGTTCAAGTGCACGGGCTGAGGTTTCCTTCATTGATTCTTTGCCTGTTTATGTCAAAGAGCTAATAGCTGGTGGTGCTGCTGGAGCTTTTGCTAAAACTACCATTGCACCTTTAGAACGGATTAAAATACTCTTGCAG ACAAGGACTGATGGTTTCCAATCTCTTGGGGTGTATCAATCCTTAAGGAAGGTACTAAAGCATGAAGGTGTTTTGGGGTTTTATAA AGGAAACGGAGCCAGTGTTATTCGGATCATTCCTTATGCAGCCTTGCATTTCATGACTTATGAGCAGTACCGAGGTTGGATGTTAGATAACTATTCTTTCTTGGGATCAGGACCTGTTGTAGATCTTTTAGCTGGTTCTGCTTCTGGAGGAACGGCAGTGTTGTGCACTTATCCCTTGGACTTGGCTCGTGCTAAACTTGCCTATCAG GTTGGTGACACTAGATCTAAATTCGGTTCTGGTATGAAAAGTTTATATCCTCGACCTGCATATAGTGGCGTAACAGATGTACTGACACGTGTTTACAGGGATGGGGGAGTTCGTGGATTATATCGAGGTGTAG GTCCAACACTGACTGGGATCCTCCCTTACGCTGGTTTAAAGTTCTACATCTATGAGGAAATAAAGACACGTGTTCCGGAAGAGCACCGAAAGTCCATTGTGATGAATCTTTCTTGTGGAGCACTGGCTGGATTACTTGGGCAGACTTTCACGTACCCATTAGATGTTGTAAGGAGACAGATGCAG GTTGGAACTCTTCAGTGTTCAACAATTCAAGGTGATACAAGATATAGGAACACATACGAAGGGCTTACTAGTATTGTCCGTAATCAAGGATGGAGACAATTGTTTGCAGGCTTGAGCATAAATTACATTAAG ATTGTTCCTTCAGTTGCAGTTGGATTCGCGGCATATGACATGATGAAGGTTTGGCTTCGGATTCCACCCCGACAGAAACTACAGGCAGAATCATCTGGATAA